A stretch of the Synechocystis sp. PCC 7338 genome encodes the following:
- the cysC gene encoding adenylyl-sulfate kinase, with protein sequence MQQRGVTIWLTGLSGAGKTTITQALEKKLRDSGYRLEVLDGDVVRTNLTKGLGFSKEDRDTNIRRIGFVSHLLTRNGVIVLVSAISPYEAIRQEVKQTIADFLEVFVNAPLAVCEQRDVKGLYAKARSGEIKGFTGIDDPYEPPTNPDVECRTDLEELDESVNKIWQKLVDLQYIEG encoded by the coding sequence ATGCAACAACGTGGCGTGACAATCTGGTTAACGGGACTGAGTGGAGCAGGCAAAACCACCATCACCCAGGCGTTAGAGAAAAAATTACGGGATAGTGGTTACCGTCTAGAAGTGCTAGATGGAGACGTGGTGCGCACCAATTTGACCAAGGGTCTGGGCTTTAGTAAGGAAGACCGGGATACCAATATTCGTCGCATCGGTTTTGTTTCTCATTTGCTCACCCGCAACGGCGTTATTGTGCTGGTTTCTGCCATTTCCCCCTACGAAGCCATTCGCCAGGAGGTGAAACAGACCATTGCTGATTTTTTAGAAGTATTTGTCAATGCGCCCTTGGCGGTTTGTGAACAGCGGGACGTTAAGGGTTTATATGCCAAAGCCCGCAGTGGAGAAATTAAGGGCTTCACCGGCATTGATGACCCCTATGAACCACCTACCAATCCCGATGTGGAATGCCGCACCGATTTAGAGGAGCTGGATGAAAGCGTCAACAAGATCTGGCAAAAGTTAGTCGATTTACAATACATCGAAGGTTGA
- a CDS encoding 16S rRNA (cytosine(967)-C(5))-methyltransferase: MISARQLAFLVLRDIDRRDSYTDVAIDRALQKHSLSPPDRRLCTELVYGVVRRQRTLDCLIEQLGDRPVGKQPPDLRRIVQLGLYQLGYLDQIPASAAINTSVDLAKANGLKGLSKVVNGMLRRYQRGREGGEGILDQGKISLGEKYSFPDWLVDLFVQTWGQEETEALCTYFNHNPSLDIRINPLQTSREAVAQMLESMDITATAMAGLPQGLRLTGKTGAITQLPGFVEGLWTVQDASAQWVAQILNPQPGETIFDVCAAPGGKTTHIAELMGNQGQIYAGDRHGWRLQKLAVTQQRLGLTSIKTWEGDLTRPGVKPPMESVDRALLDVPCSGLGTLHRNPDLRWRQTPATIETLLPLQEFLLKAIAPLVKPGGTLVYSTCTLNRAENEAQIEQFLQGHTEWRSENFIWISPSGDSQGVTDGMLTILPHQHQQDGFFIANLKKA; the protein is encoded by the coding sequence ATGATTTCGGCTCGACAATTGGCCTTTTTAGTTCTGCGGGACATCGATCGCCGCGATAGTTACACTGATGTGGCCATTGACCGGGCTTTGCAAAAACATTCATTGTCTCCCCCCGATCGCCGTTTATGTACAGAATTGGTTTACGGGGTGGTGCGCCGACAAAGAACCCTGGACTGTTTAATTGAACAACTTGGCGATCGCCCTGTGGGCAAACAACCGCCTGATTTAAGAAGGATTGTGCAACTGGGACTGTATCAATTGGGTTATTTGGATCAGATTCCAGCGTCAGCGGCGATCAATACCAGTGTGGATTTGGCCAAGGCCAATGGATTGAAGGGATTGAGCAAAGTTGTTAATGGTATGTTGCGTCGCTACCAACGGGGCAGGGAAGGGGGAGAAGGAATTTTAGACCAGGGAAAAATCAGTTTAGGAGAAAAATATAGTTTCCCCGATTGGTTGGTGGATTTATTTGTACAAACCTGGGGCCAGGAAGAAACAGAAGCTTTATGTACTTATTTCAATCACAACCCCTCTTTGGATATCCGCATAAATCCCTTGCAAACCAGTCGGGAAGCAGTGGCGCAGATGTTGGAGTCCATGGATATCACCGCCACCGCCATGGCCGGTTTACCCCAGGGATTAAGGCTGACCGGAAAAACCGGGGCCATCACCCAACTGCCAGGTTTTGTAGAAGGTCTCTGGACTGTGCAGGATGCCAGTGCCCAATGGGTGGCTCAAATTCTCAATCCCCAACCGGGGGAAACTATTTTTGATGTTTGTGCGGCCCCCGGTGGTAAAACCACCCACATTGCCGAATTAATGGGGAATCAGGGTCAAATCTACGCCGGCGATCGCCATGGTTGGCGCTTACAAAAGTTAGCTGTCACCCAACAAAGATTAGGACTGACCAGCATCAAAACCTGGGAAGGGGATTTAACTCGACCGGGAGTCAAACCTCCCATGGAATCGGTAGACCGGGCTTTGCTGGACGTGCCCTGCTCTGGTTTAGGCACCCTGCATCGCAACCCCGATCTGCGCTGGCGACAAACCCCCGCCACTATTGAAACCCTTTTACCCCTGCAAGAATTTCTACTAAAGGCGATCGCCCCCTTGGTGAAACCCGGCGGCACCCTGGTTTATTCCACCTGCACTTTGAATCGGGCGGAAAATGAAGCTCAGATTGAACAATTTTTACAAGGCCACACCGAATGGCGATCGGAAAACTTTATCTGGATTAGCCCATCAGGAGATTCCCAGGGCGTTACTGACGGTATGCTGACTATTCTTCCCCACCAACATCAGCAAGATGGGTTTTTCATCGCAAATTTAAAGAAAGCTTAA
- a CDS encoding biopolymer transporter ExbD, whose product MASSPKVPKSTRRLQALYHPTRPLALWQDSQHDQGEVRIEIIPLIDVIFCILTFFILGAVGLSRQQAISLDLPRASTGAPQMREMFMVSLDDLGQLYVEKQPVSQEQMVSALQNYHQYNPSGLIVLHASRNASYNDVVQLLDILRTVGGDRVALATLPGDGQTPPGMNPNGFNDPNLGLPGMTPGNAFPNSPTPGMPNFNNLNPGGSGAGSPNFSNTPLPGMPDANGNMSPNPGMNPGFPGGGTMNPAPNSQSPNLPGMDNTTPDAPQQ is encoded by the coding sequence ATGGCATCCTCCCCCAAAGTTCCCAAATCGACCCGTAGGCTTCAAGCTCTCTACCACCCCACCCGGCCCCTCGCCCTCTGGCAAGATAGTCAACATGATCAGGGGGAAGTGCGCATTGAGATAATTCCCTTAATCGATGTAATTTTCTGTATTCTCACTTTCTTCATCCTGGGGGCGGTGGGGCTATCCCGGCAACAGGCCATTAGCTTAGACCTGCCCAGGGCCAGCACCGGTGCCCCACAAATGCGGGAAATGTTTATGGTGAGCCTGGATGATCTGGGGCAACTGTATGTGGAAAAACAGCCAGTCAGCCAGGAGCAGATGGTCAGTGCCCTGCAAAATTATCACCAATACAATCCCAGCGGTTTGATTGTACTGCATGCTTCCCGCAATGCCAGCTATAACGATGTGGTGCAGTTACTGGACATTCTCCGCACCGTGGGCGGCGATCGGGTGGCCCTAGCTACCTTACCCGGGGATGGCCAAACTCCTCCAGGCATGAATCCCAATGGCTTTAACGATCCCAATTTAGGACTGCCGGGCATGACTCCGGGCAATGCTTTCCCCAATAGTCCCACGCCGGGAATGCCCAATTTTAATAATTTGAATCCTGGTGGTTCCGGTGCAGGCTCCCCTAATTTTAGTAACACTCCCCTGCCCGGTATGCCCGATGCCAATGGCAATATGTCCCCCAACCCCGGCATGAATCCTGGTTTTCCCGGTGGAGGCACCATGAACCCTGCCCCCAACTCCCAGTCCCCCAATTTACCTGGGATGGATAACACCACTCCCGATGCCCCCCAACAGTAA
- a CDS encoding cupin domain-containing protein, with protein MKIKINLINRKNFPWIVVISLALFLLIQIGFSINPVLSQSTKENTKVATRLEAPKTEPIKIKDEAQLANNPMATKISETQFSCEPREVEVYKYTAGTISYCRKKNFPVAENDTARVEIKPGAARTPHWHDTWEEQILISGKAKTVLIDPKGKVFEQNLESGNLVFIPSGWTHWSETVGNETATFIFLFPANFKTFEVLDSMVAINNPLMESLLGYDLPKGNNNRDLLIMINKNP; from the coding sequence ATGAAAATAAAAATTAATCTCATCAATAGAAAAAATTTTCCCTGGATAGTAGTTATCTCATTAGCTTTATTTTTGTTAATTCAAATAGGTTTTTCCATTAATCCTGTCCTGAGTCAGAGCACGAAGGAAAATACTAAAGTAGCAACTAGATTAGAAGCCCCAAAAACGGAGCCGATCAAGATTAAAGACGAGGCACAATTAGCTAACAATCCCATGGCCACAAAAATAAGTGAAACCCAGTTTAGCTGTGAGCCCAGAGAAGTGGAAGTTTATAAGTACACAGCCGGAACCATTTCCTACTGTAGAAAAAAGAACTTTCCTGTTGCTGAAAATGACACTGCCAGGGTGGAGATAAAGCCAGGAGCCGCTCGCACCCCCCATTGGCATGACACTTGGGAAGAACAAATTTTGATCTCAGGTAAGGCAAAAACAGTTTTGATTGATCCAAAAGGCAAAGTATTTGAGCAAAATTTAGAATCAGGTAATCTTGTTTTTATTCCTTCGGGCTGGACCCATTGGTCTGAAACCGTTGGTAATGAAACAGCTACTTTCATTTTCTTATTTCCAGCAAATTTCAAGACTTTTGAAGTTCTAGATTCGATGGTCGCCATTAATAATCCTTTAATGGAATCCCTGCTTGGTTATGATTTGCCAAAGGGTAATAATAATCGTGATTTGTTAATTATGATCAATAAAAATCCTTAG
- a CDS encoding extracellular solute-binding protein — translation MDSKTTPLGLLLFFACMLHGPTFANPSVEPNYQPKDGIVRLYGAGGPHTALIRAGKLFTAQTGIPVDVKFGPESQWSQDAQRDADIIWGTSEQSMTAFLETYKEFNSNDVEPIYMATSVIAVRKGNPKNIKNFDDLLSPGIKIVVTEGAGVYNTSGTGVWEDIAGRTGSLDDVKAFRRNIIAFAKGSGASFEAFKEMNADAWITWKDWPINHPEEAEWVELSPDRVIYRDLNVVTNAKADPGAELFIDFLQTEEAEAIFRSEGWSK, via the coding sequence ATGGACAGCAAAACAACACCTCTAGGATTGTTATTATTTTTCGCTTGTATGCTCCATGGTCCAACATTTGCTAATCCGAGCGTCGAACCAAACTATCAACCTAAGGATGGCATCGTTAGACTATATGGTGCCGGAGGACCACACACCGCCCTTATCCGGGCTGGCAAGCTCTTCACTGCCCAAACAGGTATTCCTGTGGATGTGAAGTTCGGACCAGAAAGTCAATGGTCTCAAGACGCCCAGCGTGATGCAGACATCATTTGGGGTACCTCGGAGCAATCAATGACTGCCTTTTTGGAAACCTATAAAGAATTCAATAGCAATGACGTGGAACCGATTTATATGGCAACATCGGTGATTGCTGTTCGTAAAGGTAATCCCAAAAATATCAAAAATTTTGACGATTTGCTCAGTCCCGGAATTAAAATTGTTGTGACTGAGGGAGCTGGCGTTTACAACACTTCAGGCACTGGCGTATGGGAAGACATTGCCGGCCGCACAGGCTCCCTTGATGATGTCAAAGCTTTTCGCCGCAATATTATTGCTTTTGCCAAGGGCAGTGGCGCTAGCTTTGAAGCATTTAAAGAGATGAACGCAGATGCTTGGATAACCTGGAAAGACTGGCCCATTAACCATCCCGAAGAAGCTGAATGGGTTGAACTTTCTCCTGATCGAGTTATTTACCGAGATTTGAATGTTGTCACCAACGCCAAGGCCGATCCAGGGGCGGAGCTATTTATTGATTTTCTGCAAACTGAAGAGGCAGAAGCGATATTTCGTTCGGAGGGATGGTCAAAGTAA
- a CDS encoding MotA/TolQ/ExbB proton channel family protein → MNPIELIQKGGVAMWPLILLSVLSVSTIIERLWFWGQILLKSSQTASRILDTAARDWDTAIRVAQDNRRFPIAKYLLAPLRLPHPDPEVFHLALESAADDQLALMRRGDKILEAIIALAPLLGLLGTVLGLIQSLSSIQISDLGTASTAGVTLGIGESLISTATGLIVAIVSLAFYRLFQGLWFNQMRVFRKAGSELEVLYRQRWFEEEMAYDDGIAATSEAGSMPQESY, encoded by the coding sequence GTGAATCCCATTGAGTTGATTCAAAAGGGCGGCGTGGCCATGTGGCCCCTGATTCTCTTATCGGTGTTGTCCGTCAGTACGATCATCGAAAGGTTGTGGTTTTGGGGGCAAATTCTCCTCAAAAGTTCCCAGACTGCTTCCCGCATTTTGGATACGGCGGCCCGGGATTGGGACACGGCCATTCGGGTAGCCCAGGATAATCGGCGTTTCCCCATTGCTAAATACCTTTTGGCACCGTTGCGTTTGCCCCATCCAGACCCGGAGGTTTTTCACCTGGCCTTGGAGTCGGCGGCCGATGACCAACTGGCCCTGATGCGGCGGGGGGACAAAATTCTGGAAGCGATCATTGCCCTTGCTCCCCTGTTAGGTTTGTTAGGAACGGTGTTAGGGCTAATCCAGTCCCTTAGTTCCATCCAAATTAGTGATTTGGGGACGGCTTCCACCGCTGGGGTTACCCTCGGGATTGGGGAGTCCTTAATTTCCACGGCGACAGGGCTAATCGTGGCGATCGTCAGCCTGGCTTTTTATCGTCTGTTTCAGGGTCTATGGTTCAACCAGATGCGGGTATTTCGCAAGGCCGGCAGTGAACTGGAGGTGCTCTATCGTCAACGGTGGTTTGAGGAAGAGATGGCCTATGACGACGGCATAGCCGCCACCTCAGAAGCGGGAAGCATGCCCCAGGAATCCTACTAG
- a CDS encoding calcium/sodium antiporter, whose protein sequence is MTILSLVLGLGVLVIGAEILVKGASRIALMFGISPLIIGLTIVAYGTSAPELVVSLQAVFAGQADISIGNVVGSNIFNILLILGVCATITPLVVAQQLIRLDVPILIAVSALLMFFAQDGRVNRLDGSIFVLGAILYTTFLIFQSRREKNPEIAEEYAQEFGEPVPKTGQQIAKQIAYIGVGMGLLIIGSRWLVESSVDIARALGISELVIGLTLVSLGTSLPELATSVVASYRGERDIAVGNVVGSNIFNILAVLGFAASLSPTGVAIAPAVIKFDLPVMFAVAVICLPVFLTGRLISRWEGILFLGYYFSYATYLVLSATSNENLSLFTDIILFIVIPATAITLGLSIIPNLFKGTKTAPESDSD, encoded by the coding sequence ATGACGATCCTAAGCTTGGTTCTGGGGTTGGGCGTTTTGGTGATAGGGGCAGAAATATTGGTTAAAGGGGCTTCCCGCATTGCGCTGATGTTTGGCATTTCCCCTTTGATCATCGGTCTCACCATTGTGGCCTATGGCACTAGCGCTCCGGAATTGGTGGTGAGTTTGCAAGCTGTCTTTGCTGGGCAGGCCGATATTTCCATCGGCAATGTGGTAGGTAGTAATATCTTCAATATTTTGCTGATTTTGGGGGTCTGTGCCACCATTACTCCCCTGGTGGTGGCCCAACAATTGATCCGCTTGGACGTACCTATTTTAATTGCCGTTTCCGCTCTCCTAATGTTCTTCGCCCAGGATGGTCGAGTTAATCGTTTGGATGGATCAATTTTTGTCCTGGGGGCAATCCTCTACACCACCTTTCTCATTTTTCAGAGTCGGCGGGAAAAAAATCCAGAAATTGCTGAGGAATACGCCCAGGAGTTTGGAGAACCTGTGCCGAAAACTGGCCAGCAAATCGCCAAACAGATTGCTTACATTGGGGTAGGTATGGGATTATTAATAATTGGTTCCCGTTGGTTAGTGGAAAGCTCCGTGGACATTGCCCGGGCCCTGGGCATTAGTGAGTTGGTCATTGGGCTGACCTTGGTTTCCCTTGGCACATCATTGCCAGAATTAGCTACTTCCGTGGTGGCCAGCTATCGGGGGGAGCGGGACATTGCCGTGGGTAATGTGGTCGGCAGTAATATTTTTAACATTCTGGCGGTGTTGGGTTTTGCGGCCAGTCTTTCCCCCACAGGGGTGGCCATTGCCCCGGCGGTGATTAAATTTGATTTGCCGGTGATGTTTGCAGTGGCGGTGATCTGTTTACCGGTTTTTCTGACCGGAAGACTAATTTCCCGTTGGGAGGGAATTCTCTTTTTGGGCTATTACTTCTCCTATGCCACCTATTTGGTATTAAGTGCCACCAGCAACGAAAATCTTTCCCTCTTCACCGATATCATCCTGTTCATTGTTATTCCAGCAACGGCGATCACCTTGGGGCTGTCCATTATTCCGAATCTGTTTAAGGGCACCAAAACGGCACCGGAATCTGATTCCGACTGA
- a CDS encoding histidinol dehydrogenase, producing the protein MLRLITQSGDIVQELRCLHHRPVPSPWPVMAKVVAAMEHWATVSQDAPPRVSGAELDAAYQRISQEKLSVIRQACNILEQIYRPQLPKAKVRFPEDGTVRGQRFYAVRRAGFYLETKRGDALGNLLRQGMLAKTMGVGERVLVTETISPTILVAAQEMGIEEIYLAAGVPAIAMLTWGAKNIAPVESITGAGSPEVMAAKQLVSGVVTIDQTLARTNLMVLADSEANGQWLALDLLAHAEQYPNASAVLLTNRLDLGEEVIQSVNRYCREQEHSVHTEKALAHYGLVAIVEDLEACGNWVNEFGPHILLLAMEDPWAMVEKIQRAREIYIGYHSPSILGHYLSGATRLQTQDGAMATASELAFHCFLRSSQLLDYGNTLPPPWLKDLVNWQGLTAIEERLGQLERLNED; encoded by the coding sequence ATGTTACGTCTCATCACCCAGTCCGGTGACATTGTTCAGGAGTTGCGATGTTTACATCATCGTCCCGTCCCTTCCCCCTGGCCGGTGATGGCAAAGGTTGTGGCGGCGATGGAACATTGGGCTACCGTTAGCCAGGATGCTCCCCCCAGGGTTAGTGGAGCTGAGTTGGATGCGGCTTATCAGCGTATTAGCCAAGAAAAATTGTCGGTGATTCGCCAAGCTTGCAACATCCTAGAGCAGATTTACCGTCCGCAGTTGCCCAAGGCCAAAGTGCGCTTTCCGGAAGATGGCACAGTGCGGGGGCAGAGGTTTTACGCGGTGAGAAGGGCTGGTTTTTATCTGGAAACAAAAAGGGGGGATGCCCTGGGCAATTTACTCCGCCAAGGAATGTTGGCCAAGACTATGGGGGTAGGGGAACGGGTGTTGGTGACGGAAACTATTAGCCCGACTATTTTGGTGGCGGCCCAGGAAATGGGCATTGAGGAAATTTATCTAGCTGCCGGGGTGCCGGCGATCGCCATGTTGACCTGGGGGGCAAAAAACATTGCTCCGGTGGAGTCCATTACGGGGGCGGGATCTCCGGAGGTAATGGCCGCCAAACAATTGGTGAGTGGTGTGGTGACCATTGACCAAACCCTAGCCAGAACAAATTTGATGGTGCTAGCGGACAGTGAAGCCAACGGGCAATGGCTAGCCCTAGATTTGTTGGCCCATGCCGAACAATATCCCAATGCCAGCGCAGTGCTACTGACCAATCGCCTGGATCTGGGAGAAGAAGTCATCCAATCAGTGAATCGCTATTGTCGGGAGCAAGAACATTCTGTGCACACGGAAAAGGCCCTGGCCCATTACGGCCTAGTGGCGATCGTGGAAGACCTGGAAGCCTGTGGAAATTGGGTCAATGAGTTCGGCCCCCATATTTTACTATTGGCTATGGAAGACCCCTGGGCCATGGTGGAAAAAATCCAGCGAGCCAGGGAAATTTACATCGGTTACCATAGTCCGAGCATTTTGGGTCATTACCTTAGTGGAGCTACCCGTCTGCAAACCCAGGATGGGGCCATGGCCACAGCTAGTGAATTAGCCTTCCATTGTTTTCTACGCTCCAGTCAATTACTAGACTATGGTAATACCCTGCCGCCCCCGTGGTTAAAGGATTTGGTTAATTGGCAGGGTCTAACGGCGATCGAAGAACGGTTGGGGCAATTGGAGCGACTCAATGAGGATTAG
- a CDS encoding glycosyltransferase family 4 protein — protein sequence MLGGQYYLIAFILAVIVVWFTTPLINHWGQRAGYVDQPSARKMHHRPMVRLGGVSIFLGSLVALLAVWNLGAFGAMSTKGEWEVWGVVLGGLAFFGIGLFDDLFDLSPFSRLLAQVAIASVVWNMGVRIDFFTLPFLGNLVYLDILSLPITVIWLVGLANAINWIDGLDGLAAGVCGIAAVVLFVLCLFMEQSEAALIAAAMAGGALGFLRYNFNPAQIFMGDGGAYFMGFTLGAVAVIGLVKVAAMATVAVTAVLLPYLVLAVPILDMSVVILSRVIKGKSPFKADKGHLHHRLINAGISHRLTVLFIYALTLWAGSLALGFSNIPSGWGFAIGATLLLIYLGWQVWRNSRNVEEQD from the coding sequence ATGCTCGGCGGTCAATATTATCTCATTGCATTTATTTTGGCGGTGATTGTGGTTTGGTTCACGACACCGTTAATCAATCATTGGGGGCAACGGGCCGGTTATGTAGACCAACCCAGTGCTCGAAAAATGCATCATCGTCCCATGGTGCGCCTAGGGGGAGTATCTATTTTCCTCGGTAGCTTGGTGGCGCTGTTGGCGGTTTGGAATCTTGGGGCCTTCGGTGCCATGAGCACTAAAGGGGAATGGGAAGTCTGGGGCGTAGTGCTGGGGGGTTTAGCTTTTTTTGGCATTGGTTTATTTGATGACCTGTTTGACCTAAGTCCTTTTTCCCGTTTATTGGCCCAGGTGGCGATCGCCTCGGTGGTATGGAATATGGGAGTAAGAATTGACTTTTTTACCCTGCCGTTCCTGGGGAACTTGGTGTACCTGGACATTTTAAGTTTGCCCATTACGGTGATTTGGTTAGTGGGTTTAGCCAACGCCATTAACTGGATTGATGGCTTGGATGGTTTGGCGGCGGGGGTCTGTGGCATTGCGGCGGTGGTGCTGTTTGTGCTCTGTTTGTTTATGGAACAATCGGAGGCGGCCTTAATTGCGGCGGCCATGGCCGGGGGAGCACTGGGGTTTTTGCGGTACAACTTCAATCCTGCCCAGATTTTCATGGGGGATGGGGGAGCCTACTTTATGGGCTTTACCCTGGGGGCCGTAGCGGTGATTGGCCTGGTTAAAGTAGCAGCCATGGCGACGGTGGCGGTGACAGCGGTTTTATTGCCCTATCTGGTGCTGGCGGTGCCCATTTTGGACATGTCAGTGGTTATTCTCTCCCGGGTCATTAAGGGGAAATCTCCTTTTAAGGCTGACAAGGGCCATCTGCACCACCGCTTGATCAATGCGGGTATTTCCCACCGTCTAACGGTGCTGTTTATCTATGCCCTCACCCTCTGGGCCGGCAGTTTAGCTTTGGGATTTTCCAATATTCCCAGCGGTTGGGGCTTTGCCATTGGTGCTACTCTGCTGTTGATTTATCTGGGTTGGCAGGTGTGGCGCAATAGCCGCAATGTGGAGGAACAGGATTGA
- a CDS encoding 2Fe-2S iron-sulfur cluster-binding protein codes for MAVMIRFLPDDVTVMARAGEPILDVAERAGVFIPTGCLMGSCHACEVELGDGTPICACISAVPVGVRELEINLYDDPTW; via the coding sequence ATGGCAGTAATGATACGCTTTTTACCTGATGATGTGACTGTGATGGCCCGGGCGGGAGAACCTATTTTAGATGTGGCAGAAAGGGCAGGAGTTTTCATTCCCACCGGATGTTTGATGGGTTCCTGCCATGCCTGTGAGGTGGAATTGGGGGACGGTACTCCCATTTGCGCCTGCATCAGCGCGGTGCCAGTGGGGGTAAGGGAATTGGAGATCAATCTTTATGATGATCCCACTTGGTAA
- a CDS encoding response regulator transcription factor: MPNILIVEDDQEIAQLIRETLEREQFTCVVANDGETGLRIFQEQALDLIVLDLMLPKLDGLEVCTRIRQQPGSKDPYILMLTAKGEEIDRIIGLSTGADDYLVKPFSPRELVARVRALLRRQLRQGQPVGQIYRTSHFQVDLDQHQASRYQGDRQEELELTGLEFNLLATFMSYPGRVWNRGQLIEKLWGNDFFGDERVVDTHIRRLRKKIEPDPANPSFIKTVIGLGYKFEDPG, encoded by the coding sequence ATGCCCAATATTTTGATTGTAGAAGATGACCAGGAAATAGCCCAGTTAATTAGGGAAACCCTAGAGCGTGAACAGTTTACCTGCGTTGTAGCCAATGACGGGGAAACGGGTTTAAGAATTTTCCAGGAACAGGCTCTGGATCTCATTGTGTTGGATTTAATGTTACCCAAATTGGATGGGCTGGAAGTTTGTACCCGCATTCGCCAACAACCAGGCAGTAAAGATCCCTATATTCTGATGTTGACCGCCAAAGGGGAGGAAATAGACCGCATTATTGGCCTCTCCACTGGAGCCGATGATTACTTGGTTAAACCCTTTAGTCCGAGGGAATTGGTGGCCAGGGTGCGGGCCCTATTGCGGCGGCAATTGCGTCAGGGGCAACCGGTGGGGCAAATTTATCGCACAAGCCATTTTCAGGTGGATCTAGACCAACATCAGGCTAGTCGTTACCAAGGCGATCGCCAGGAGGAGTTGGAATTGACCGGGTTGGAATTTAATTTATTAGCTACGTTTATGAGCTATCCAGGGCGAGTCTGGAATCGGGGCCAATTAATTGAAAAGTTGTGGGGCAATGATTTTTTTGGCGACGAACGGGTGGTGGACACCCACATCCGCAGATTGCGCAAGAAAATTGAACCAGACCCCGCTAATCCTAGTTTTATTAAAACGGTGATCGGTTTGGGCTATAAGTTTGAAGATCCTGGCTAA
- a CDS encoding TerB family tellurite resistance protein, with protein sequence MTKTARTKQLFKILIGAAWLDGVIQVEERQHLRRLAAEYKLENDPELQALLSELKSVEAPQCYAWVNEYLGDYPSEQEYSELLEALSGLLYSDGDIQTQEAQLLASLQESDPSHGHPKSSLDKFLGKVQRLYRRALQKAS encoded by the coding sequence ATGACGAAAACTGCTAGAACTAAACAACTATTCAAGATTTTGATTGGGGCCGCCTGGCTAGATGGGGTAATCCAAGTGGAAGAAAGGCAACATCTACGGCGCTTAGCGGCGGAATATAAACTGGAAAATGATCCGGAATTACAGGCCCTTCTGTCAGAGCTAAAATCCGTGGAAGCTCCCCAATGCTATGCCTGGGTGAATGAATATTTAGGGGATTACCCCAGTGAGCAAGAATATTCCGAACTGTTAGAAGCATTGAGTGGCTTACTCTACAGCGACGGCGATATTCAAACCCAAGAAGCCCAGTTACTAGCTTCCCTGCAGGAATCCGATCCTAGCCATGGCCACCCCAAATCATCCCTGGATAAATTTCTTGGCAAAGTTCAGCGGCTTTACCGTCGTGCCCTGCAAAAAGCTAGCTAA